TCTAAACCCCAACTGCCGGGAAagtaatttctattttcttaagAAAAGACCAATCCCTAATTTCAGAAGCACATTCAGATATATGAGGCTTGAAAAACTTCCGCCAAATGATCCCAGTATTAAAATCCAACAAAAAACTGCGCATGTAGACCAAATAAGGATCTGTGATCTACCACAAGTTCGATGGTATCCTCTTGGAAACAAAGTTTGCTTCAGCATGTCTTCCATCAGCCACAAGAGCGGCTCTCAGTTCTTCACAGCAACCCAGATTTTGgaagctttctctctccaccaattcataaaataaagtaaatgcCTGAGACAATTGCCTCTTTTCACAGAGGCCTTTCATAACCATGCTGCACAAGTTAATATCTATTCTTCGAATCTTTTCTCAGCCCATACAGCAACAATTCACCtgcttctacaatttttcctttctggcAAAGGAAACTGGTTAATTCTTCTATTGCAATCACATATCCATTCTGGTAGAGCAGATTGACTAATTCAAATGCTTTACTACCTAGTCCCTGACTAAAGAGTAGCATCACAGTCTGCGTTGATAGATTGATATTTTGTCTGATGTGCTCCTCCAACATCACTTTTACCAAGCTGGCTGACTCATGGGCACactctttttttaaaagtgcTGTAAGTATCGCGTGGAATGTAGATGACCTGGGATGATGCGAACTTCTGAGCATCTTCTCTATAATCTTATGGGCAAGAAGAGGATTATCCTTGCTTAGAAGACTGTCTATCAAGGACAAATAGGTCTCGTGATCTGGAACAAAATCTCTCCTTAACATGAACACCAATAGATCATATCCAACTTCAAAATTACCTTCTCTACAGTGCCCCATGATTAAAGTCTTGTAAGAATTAGGGTCTTGTGTACCCCTTTTCATTAACTGCCTGAACACTTCCTCAGCCTTTTTAGTTTTCCCGCTTTTACATAGATATACAAACATCGGATGATATGCTGCAACTAGAGGGACACACCCAGCATCACTTAACAAAATCTGCTTTTCAGATAACTCATTGAAGAGTACCTCCGCCCTCTCAAATTCACCTTTCTGACACAAAGAGCGGATCAAGACACTGTAAGAAGCTGAATCTGGTGAGACCTGTAGTTCTGACATCTTTTCAAAGATCCTTAGTGCTTCATCCAGATTTCCTGAGTTGCAATGTGAGTGCATCAATGTGTTGAATGTACATGCATCGGGAATAAATACCTTGTCCACCTTCCCAACTGTCCCCTCCAATATCTCTTTAATCTTATCAAGCTTCTGTGCTTCACAAAGCCCTTTAATAAGCGTGTTGTAAGTAATCTTATTTGGTTTCAGACCTCCATTAACCATCTCTTCTATAACGGCTAATGCATCATCAATTTCCCCTTTCATACAATATCCTCTAATCAAAGTTGTGTAGGTAACGACATTAGGCTTCAAGTTCACATTCTTCGTTCTCATACCCTTTACCACATTATTTGCAATATTGACTTTCCCTGCCCTACACAACCCATCAACCAAAGTATTATAGGTAATAACGTCTGGTTCACATTTAAATTGCGACATTTCCTTGAAAAAATGAAACCCCTCATCAACCATCTTGTTCATACAAAATCCCCTAATCAAAATATTGTATGTGTACGTATCAGGTTTAACACCATAAGTGTTAAGCATCTCATCATACACATGCTTTGCCATAGTGGTTCGACCCCTTTTAAGCAAAACAGAGAAGAGATTGTTAAATGTAATCACTGATGGTGATATTCCGATCTCTTTCATCATCTCGAAAAGCTTAAGAGATTCCTGAAACAAATCAGCTTTACCATAGCTTCTAATTAAGCTATTGAAGTATCTGTCTTCGAGCTTAACCGCTCCATTAGACATTCTCTCAATTGAAAACAAGAAATTGCGTGCTGCATTGAGATTTCTGCATCGACCTAACATTTCCAGCATACAGAAGTATGACCGATGATCATGGACAAAACCCATTTTGCCTTGTATCCATTTAAAGAACAAGAGTGCTCTTGCTGGACTCTTGATGAGCTGAAGAGTTCTAAGAGCATTGGTTTTGGATAGAGAAGCAGCAAGAGGTGTTAGAGAAGATTCAAGTTTGTCTGACCACTTGCTTCTATTGATGAGTTGTGAGATCGCATTAACTTTTCTAGTTTTAGCTCTCTTAGACAATT
The sequence above is drawn from the Rhodamnia argentea isolate NSW1041297 chromosome 9, ASM2092103v1, whole genome shotgun sequence genome and encodes:
- the LOC115729007 gene encoding LOW QUALITY PROTEIN: pentatricopeptide repeat-containing protein At1g02060, chloroplastic (The sequence of the model RefSeq protein was modified relative to this genomic sequence to represent the inferred CDS: deleted 1 base in 1 codon); this translates as MAVGRERERERERQKAADLCSYNREITTLDGGAPETSVGAPSSFHHRPALRNYSRSSSAAAAASASGIRSESKCCGTTYCIKSRIKFIMMAYLPVSCRGLAVFEKPSSIRIPSYVSFSYLRYYCSVQSEGKNVEPRGKLSKRAKTRKVNAISQLINRSKWSDKLESSLTPLAASLSKTNALRTLQLIKSPARALLFFKWIQGKMGFVHDHRSYFCMLEMLGRCRNLNAARNFLFSIERMSNGAVKLEDRYFNSLIRSYGKADLFQESLKLFEMMKEIGISPSVITFNNLFSVLLKRGRTTMAKHVYDEMLNTYGVKPDTYTYNILIRGFCMNKMVDEGFHFFKEMSQFKCEPDVITYNTLVDGLCRAGKVNIANNVVKGMRTKNVNLKPNVVTYTTLIRGYCMKGEIDDALAVIEEMVNGGLKPNKITYNTLIKGLCEAQKLDKIKEILEGTVGKVDKVFIPDACTFNTLMHSHCNSGNLDEALRIFEKMSELQVSPDSASYSVLIRSLCQKGEFERAEVLFNELSEKQILLSDAGCVPLVAAYHPMFVYLCKSGKTKKAEEVFRQLMKRGTQDPNSYKTLIMGHCREGNFEVGYDLLVFMLRRDFVPDHETYLSLIDSLLSKDNPLLAHKIIEKMLRSSHHPRSSTFHAILTALLKKECAHESASLVKVMLEEHIRQNINLSTQTVMLLFSQGLGSKAFELVNLLYQNGYVIAIEELTSFLCQKGKIVEAGELLLYGLEKIRRIDINLCSMVMKGLCEKRQLSQAFTLFYELVERESFQNLGCCEELRAALVADGRHAEANFVSKRIPSNLCDRHH